The following coding sequences lie in one Haladaptatus sp. DJG-WS-42 genomic window:
- a CDS encoding D-2-hydroxyacid dehydrogenase, with translation MPVEQYADALREQLPDADIAVAKTPAEERTLIKHATVATGGVIDDDLLDAAEDLELFACVFAGYNHLPLDKLEARDIAVTTASGVHGPNIGEHVVASMLALARRFPEGWRRQQEREWRHYKTRELKGSTITIVGLGAIGQAVVERLQGFGVETLGIRYTPEKGGPTDEVFGFDNLHEALARTEYLVLACPLTDETRGLIDREAFATLPPAAVLVNVARGPVVETDAMVRAIRLGKLRGAALDVTDPEPLPEDHPLWGFSNVLITPHNSGYTPAYYDRVAAIVARNLNRISDVGVGNTLKNQVI, from the coding sequence ATGCCCGTAGAACAGTACGCAGACGCCCTTCGCGAACAACTCCCAGACGCCGACATCGCCGTGGCGAAGACGCCCGCAGAAGAGCGGACGCTCATCAAACACGCCACGGTCGCAACCGGCGGCGTCATCGACGACGACCTGTTAGACGCCGCAGAAGACTTAGAACTGTTCGCGTGCGTTTTCGCAGGCTACAATCATCTGCCGCTCGACAAACTCGAAGCCAGAGACATCGCCGTCACGACAGCCTCCGGTGTTCACGGCCCAAACATCGGCGAACACGTCGTCGCGTCGATGCTCGCGCTCGCCCGGCGTTTCCCCGAAGGATGGCGTCGCCAGCAGGAACGCGAATGGCGACACTACAAAACTCGCGAACTCAAAGGCTCGACCATCACCATCGTCGGCCTCGGTGCGATTGGGCAGGCGGTCGTCGAACGCCTGCAGGGCTTCGGCGTCGAAACCCTCGGTATCCGCTACACACCGGAAAAAGGCGGCCCGACCGACGAAGTGTTCGGCTTCGATAACCTCCACGAGGCACTCGCGCGGACGGAGTACCTCGTGCTCGCCTGCCCGCTCACCGATGAAACGCGCGGGCTTATCGACCGCGAGGCGTTCGCGACGCTGCCACCAGCGGCGGTTTTAGTGAACGTTGCCCGCGGCCCCGTCGTGGAGACGGATGCGATGGTTCGCGCCATTCGCCTCGGCAAGCTTCGCGGGGCAGCCCTCGACGTGACCGACCCAGAGCCGTTGCCAGAAGACCATCCGCTCTGGGGCTTCTCGAATGTACTCATCACGCCGCATAACTCCGGGTATACGCCTGCCTACTACGATAGAGTCGCTGCAATTGTGGCAAGAAATCTCAACCGAATATCCGACGTTGGAGTTGGCAACACCCTTAAAAACCAGGTCATCTAG
- the asd gene encoding aspartate-semialdehyde dehydrogenase, with protein sequence MTVKVGILGATGAVGQRLIQLLEPHDQFEIAALTASETSAGRTYRDAAKWRVNTPIPDSVADLTVSDTTPDDVPDDVDLLFSSLPSSVGAAVEEGFAQAGYIVSSNSSNWRMAADVPLIIPEVNADHLGLLEVQQDNRGWDGAIVKNPNCSTITFTPTLAALADFGLERVHVATLQAVSGAGYDGVTSMEIIDNAIPHIGGEEEKLETESRRLLGEFDGAEVSLHDVEVSASCNRIPTLDGHLENVWVETADELTPEAAATAMTEYPGLDLPLSPDPFIHVFEDDERPQPRLDRDLGDGMSVSVGGLAESTFGLQYNCLAHNTIRGAAGASVLNGELLLDKDYL encoded by the coding sequence ATGACTGTCAAGGTAGGCATTCTCGGAGCCACCGGTGCCGTAGGGCAGCGGCTTATCCAACTCTTAGAACCGCACGACCAGTTCGAAATTGCCGCGCTCACCGCAAGCGAAACCAGCGCGGGTAGAACGTACCGAGACGCTGCAAAGTGGCGCGTGAACACCCCAATTCCAGACTCCGTTGCAGACCTCACCGTCTCCGACACGACGCCCGACGACGTCCCGGACGACGTTGACCTCCTGTTCTCTTCGCTTCCGTCCTCCGTCGGCGCGGCCGTCGAAGAAGGCTTCGCGCAAGCGGGTTACATCGTCTCCTCTAACTCCTCTAACTGGCGGATGGCCGCAGACGTGCCGCTCATCATCCCCGAAGTGAACGCAGACCACCTCGGCCTGCTCGAAGTCCAACAGGACAATCGCGGCTGGGATGGCGCAATCGTGAAGAATCCGAACTGCTCGACGATTACGTTCACCCCGACGCTCGCCGCGCTCGCAGACTTCGGCTTAGAGCGCGTCCACGTCGCCACCCTCCAAGCCGTCTCCGGAGCGGGCTACGACGGCGTCACGTCGATGGAAATCATCGACAATGCCATCCCGCACATCGGCGGCGAAGAAGAGAAGTTAGAGACCGAATCACGCCGCCTGCTCGGCGAGTTCGACGGCGCGGAAGTCTCGCTTCACGACGTGGAAGTGTCTGCCTCGTGTAACCGGATTCCGACGCTCGACGGCCACTTAGAGAACGTCTGGGTCGAAACCGCAGACGAACTGACCCCGGAGGCGGCGGCGACCGCGATGACCGAATATCCCGGCCTCGACCTTCCGCTGTCGCCCGACCCGTTCATCCACGTCTTTGAGGACGACGAACGACCACAGCCACGCCTCGACCGCGACCTCGGCGACGGCATGAGCGTCTCCGTTGGCGGGCTGGCTGAATCTACGTTTGGGTTGCAGTACAACTGTCTCGCGCACAACACCATCCGTGGGGCCGCAGGCGCGAGCGTGCTGAACGGCGAGCTTCTTCTCGATAAAGACTATCTCTGA
- a CDS encoding enoyl-CoA hydratase-related protein, translated as MSEFEYVTVTDDDAVCTIRLDRPAAHNALDRKMAAELREATYDAVARDDVRCLVLTGSGGTYCTGADLGTLSGDESDEKRLRHLATDLHAIVTALVNAPMPVVTGVNGVVAGGGLGLALCGDIVLAAESARFEFAYPRIGLSGDGGSTYFLPRLVGLREAQRLTLRDEPVGSEEAVSLGLATERVADDDFEAHLADLAAGLASGPTAAYAETRALLHESFDNTLSEQLTSELERISGLATSDDFARGHDAFFEKSPAEFVGR; from the coding sequence ATGTCCGAGTTCGAATACGTAACCGTCACCGACGACGATGCAGTTTGCACGATTCGATTAGACCGACCGGCCGCGCACAACGCACTCGACCGCAAGATGGCTGCCGAGTTGCGCGAAGCCACCTACGACGCCGTCGCTCGCGACGACGTGCGCTGTCTCGTCCTCACGGGAAGCGGGGGCACGTACTGTACCGGCGCAGACCTCGGCACGCTCTCGGGCGACGAAAGTGATGAAAAACGCCTCCGGCACCTCGCCACCGACCTTCACGCGATTGTCACTGCGCTCGTGAACGCCCCGATGCCCGTCGTCACGGGCGTAAACGGCGTGGTCGCGGGCGGCGGCCTCGGCCTCGCGCTCTGTGGCGACATCGTCCTCGCGGCCGAATCGGCGCGCTTCGAGTTCGCCTACCCGCGCATTGGCCTGTCTGGCGACGGCGGTTCGACCTACTTCCTCCCGCGACTCGTCGGCCTCAGAGAAGCCCAGCGCCTCACGCTGCGCGACGAACCTGTCGGCAGCGAGGAAGCGGTCTCGCTCGGCCTTGCAACGGAACGAGTCGCAGACGACGACTTCGAAGCCCACCTCGCAGACCTCGCCGCGGGTCTCGCAAGCGGCCCGACGGCGGCCTACGCAGAAACCCGCGCCTTGCTCCACGAGAGCTTCGACAACACGCTTTCTGAACAGCTCACGTCCGAACTGGAGCGCATCTCCGGGCTGGCAACCTCAGACGACTTCGCGCGCGGCCACGACGCCTTCTTCGAGAAATCGCCTGCGGAGTTCGTCGGTCGGTAA
- a CDS encoding NAD(P)/FAD-dependent oxidoreductase, whose amino-acid sequence MKRVDVAIVGGGPAGSSAAKAAAERGADAIVLEKGVPRADREQLGPDSTDAAGMLDYWIDLMDMEPSEFPEDVILSRLDGAQFIGPTEKFTLQKTGIPAKYDGFGFCFHRARFDDWLRAEAEEAGAEYRVKAAVRNVETTLAGGPKHTLTLRDGSEIEAEYLVLADGPQRQVTMDTVDQFMPAGRSVADYLGPKKANHIAYQEHREFPEELVERNLIKFWWGLIPGHTAYPWVFPNDGTVQRVGLTMPIGMNLEDVQYPHEYKLLRHDDTQIPAGRVYLRRLLEMLYGDEYDIEDDFPLVETRGKNKGTEAYPISSTRPIDSPVAANIAVTGGAMGGTSHFHEGGDHVAVRTGKLAGAMAAAGTLNSYNTAWKRALGSEILRSVAMADYVTDFTPRDWDKTFGTLDRILDRGGYTTTQALSSGVAGMKLAAKYRKIKLGYRNHSYVQIHEDEYTA is encoded by the coding sequence ATGAAGCGAGTTGACGTTGCGATAGTCGGCGGGGGGCCTGCTGGCTCCTCGGCCGCAAAGGCGGCGGCAGAACGAGGTGCCGACGCCATCGTTTTAGAGAAGGGGGTACCCCGTGCAGACCGCGAGCAACTCGGCCCGGATTCGACCGACGCCGCGGGGATGCTCGACTACTGGATCGACCTGATGGACATGGAGCCCTCTGAGTTCCCTGAAGACGTTATTCTCTCTCGTCTCGACGGCGCACAGTTCATCGGTCCAACCGAGAAGTTCACCCTCCAGAAAACCGGCATCCCGGCGAAGTACGACGGCTTTGGCTTCTGTTTCCACCGCGCTCGATTCGACGACTGGCTGCGCGCCGAAGCCGAAGAAGCCGGTGCCGAATATCGCGTGAAAGCCGCCGTCCGGAACGTCGAAACGACGCTTGCCGGTGGCCCGAAACACACGCTCACGCTACGCGATGGCTCAGAAATCGAAGCCGAGTACCTCGTGCTCGCAGACGGGCCACAACGCCAGGTCACGATGGACACCGTAGACCAGTTCATGCCCGCTGGCCGCTCCGTGGCCGACTATCTCGGCCCGAAAAAGGCAAACCACATCGCGTATCAGGAACACCGCGAGTTCCCCGAGGAGTTAGTCGAGCGCAACCTCATCAAGTTCTGGTGGGGGCTCATCCCCGGTCACACAGCGTATCCATGGGTGTTCCCGAACGACGGGACCGTCCAGCGCGTGGGCCTCACCATGCCGATTGGCATGAATCTTGAAGATGTGCAGTACCCACACGAGTACAAACTGCTGCGCCACGACGACACGCAGATTCCGGCCGGTCGTGTCTACCTCCGACGGCTGCTCGAAATGCTCTACGGCGACGAGTACGACATCGAGGACGACTTCCCGCTCGTCGAAACTCGCGGCAAGAACAAGGGCACGGAAGCCTACCCAATCTCTTCGACACGCCCAATCGATTCCCCCGTGGCCGCGAACATCGCCGTCACCGGCGGCGCGATGGGCGGCACGTCCCACTTCCACGAAGGCGGCGACCACGTCGCCGTCCGCACGGGCAAACTCGCGGGTGCAATGGCCGCCGCAGGAACGCTCAACTCCTACAACACGGCGTGGAAGCGCGCCCTCGGGAGCGAAATCCTGCGGAGCGTTGCGATGGCCGACTACGTCACCGATTTCACACCCCGCGACTGGGACAAGACGTTCGGCACGCTCGATCGCATCTTAGACCGCGGCGGTTACACAACCACACAGGCGCTCTCCTCGGGCGTCGCCGGGATGAAACTGGCCGCAAAGTACCGCAAAATCAAGCTCGGCTATCGGAACCACTCCTACGTGCAGATTCACGAAGACGAGTACACGGCGTAA
- a CDS encoding SRPBCC family protein, translated as MQSSASIDIAQPVQDVYAYISSVENMANWVDGVSNVQHVSGEPDEEGATYTSDYTYGGRTTEMTYEITTAEPPNRFAMVGTGPFPFEGELLLTATPSGTRVTNTIEAGADGRFTKAMFTVFRPVMRRMMARQLGKELAILKRHLESASPSEVAA; from the coding sequence ATGCAATCATCTGCATCTATCGACATCGCCCAGCCGGTTCAGGACGTGTACGCCTACATCTCGTCCGTTGAGAACATGGCGAACTGGGTGGATGGCGTGAGCAACGTCCAGCACGTTTCCGGCGAGCCCGACGAAGAGGGCGCGACGTACACGAGCGACTACACCTACGGCGGCAGAACGACGGAGATGACCTACGAGATTACCACCGCAGAGCCGCCAAACCGCTTTGCGATGGTCGGGACGGGGCCGTTCCCGTTCGAAGGTGAACTCCTGCTCACTGCGACGCCGTCAGGGACGCGCGTGACGAACACCATCGAGGCGGGTGCAGACGGTCGGTTCACGAAGGCGATGTTCACCGTGTTTCGGCCGGTGATGCGCCGGATGATGGCACGCCAACTCGGGAAGGAACTCGCAATTTTAAAACGCCACCTCGAATCGGCGTCGCCGAGCGAAGTAGCGGCCTGA
- a CDS encoding DUF447 domain-containing protein — translation MTWPVELRGVTESLVTTHGPNGKWNVAALGLHAGSPVTARTYGRTRTWRNFHEEGEGYVQFPTDPVDFVDGALSVYEVGDPVLDSAAAWARVEVEQVDSIEQGDITVETWALTPLESKVEAESVPTINRGFNAVIEATVAASRLDVPEYDTKTLTARLEYLADVVATCGGPREHEALNRLQSHVSWE, via the coding sequence ATGACGTGGCCAGTCGAACTGCGCGGCGTGACCGAATCGCTCGTCACGACGCACGGGCCGAACGGGAAGTGGAACGTCGCCGCGCTTGGCCTCCACGCTGGGTCGCCGGTGACCGCGCGCACCTACGGGCGGACGCGCACATGGCGCAACTTCCACGAGGAAGGCGAGGGCTACGTCCAGTTTCCGACCGACCCTGTGGACTTCGTCGATGGCGCGCTCTCGGTGTACGAGGTTGGCGACCCGGTTCTCGACAGCGCGGCGGCGTGGGCGCGCGTCGAAGTCGAGCAGGTCGATTCGATAGAGCAGGGGGACATCACCGTCGAAACGTGGGCGTTAACGCCGCTCGAGTCGAAAGTCGAAGCAGAATCCGTACCGACCATCAATCGCGGGTTCAACGCGGTCATCGAGGCAACAGTGGCCGCCTCACGCCTCGACGTGCCCGAATACGACACCAAAACACTCACAGCACGGCTCGAATATCTGGCCGACGTGGTTGCGACGTGCGGTGGGCCACGGGAACACGAGGCACTCAATCGCCTGCAATCGCACGTTTCGTGGGAGTGA
- a CDS encoding ABC transporter substrate-binding protein, translating to MTGTEESRDAPTRRNFITYGGALLGAGLLAGCTGDTPAETTTSAASDTATAGQTTETESSSYTASMEPVGELTFESVPEKWVAYDGGYADMGVALGKGDGMTGIGGSGRYYTQVYDELPGVSVNRDMLEANDLGEAGMSKEIFYELDNDVHVMDPQMLINWFDWSEEDVAEITENVGPFFGNLIFRREDDWHDYRYYTLYEAFEKVAQLFGEQERYEAFAELHNAFIANIQTKLPPADDRPNVLLVYEGSNEPEEFSPYRLNDKGTSKKQWRDLGVSDALSGTGIQGLSTTDRGRIDYETMLEIDPDVIMLRAHERKSAAEFRDTVLAFMQEHSLARELTAVQNEQVYRGGYLFQGPIHNLFLTERGAQQLYPDVFGEEDGDTKLFDRQRVADIIAGEF from the coding sequence ATGACGGGCACTGAGGAATCACGAGATGCACCGACGCGGAGAAACTTCATCACCTACGGCGGCGCGCTGCTCGGCGCTGGTCTGCTCGCGGGTTGTACGGGTGACACGCCAGCAGAGACCACGACATCGGCGGCGAGTGACACGGCCACCGCCGGGCAGACGACCGAAACCGAGTCGAGCAGCTACACCGCCTCGATGGAGCCAGTCGGTGAACTCACGTTCGAGTCGGTTCCAGAGAAATGGGTCGCCTACGACGGCGGCTACGCGGACATGGGCGTCGCCCTCGGCAAAGGCGATGGGATGACGGGCATCGGCGGGTCGGGTCGCTACTACACGCAGGTGTACGACGAACTCCCCGGCGTGAGCGTAAACCGCGACATGCTCGAAGCGAACGACCTCGGCGAGGCGGGGATGTCGAAGGAGATCTTCTACGAACTCGATAACGACGTCCACGTGATGGACCCGCAAATGCTGATAAACTGGTTCGACTGGAGCGAGGAGGACGTGGCCGAAATCACGGAAAACGTCGGCCCCTTCTTCGGGAATCTCATTTTCCGCCGCGAGGACGACTGGCACGACTACCGCTACTACACGCTGTACGAAGCCTTCGAGAAAGTGGCCCAGCTGTTCGGCGAACAGGAACGCTACGAGGCGTTCGCGGAACTCCACAACGCGTTCATCGCCAATATCCAGACCAAACTGCCACCCGCAGACGACCGGCCGAACGTGTTGCTGGTGTACGAGGGAAGCAACGAACCCGAGGAGTTCTCACCCTACCGGTTGAACGACAAGGGCACGAGCAAGAAACAGTGGCGCGACCTCGGCGTGAGCGACGCGCTCTCAGGCACGGGTATCCAAGGCCTCAGCACGACCGACCGCGGGCGCATCGACTACGAGACGATGCTCGAAATCGACCCGGACGTCATCATGCTGCGCGCCCACGAGCGCAAGAGTGCGGCCGAGTTCCGCGACACGGTGCTCGCGTTCATGCAGGAGCACTCACTGGCACGCGAACTCACCGCCGTCCAAAACGAGCAGGTGTACCGCGGTGGCTACCTGTTCCAAGGACCGATTCATAACCTGTTCCTCACCGAACGCGGCGCACAACAACTTTACCCGGACGTGTTCGGCGAAGAAGACGGAGATACGAAACTGTTCGACCGCCAGCGCGTCGCAGACATCATCGCAGGCGAGTTCTGA
- the hisD gene encoding histidinol dehydrogenase produces the protein MDPTPVADLGPDARRALFARDAGIDEIRSDVADIVSRVRDEGDVALRQFSKEFDGVDVGNLDITDQAERAAEAIDDDIRDAIETAAANIRAFHERQLPEDWRVSDDGRELGRRFRPLERVGVYVPGGAAAYPSSALMGVIPARVAGVDQVAVATPPAKKVNPVTLAAIHIAGADAVYQVGGAQAIAAFAYGTETLPRVEKIAGPGNKWVTAAKAEVRGDVEIDMLAGPSELLVVADETANPRFVAADMLAQAEHDPNAAVVTVTDSEELAANVAEELEKQASEREREDIIHEALENDASGLFVARSMSEAILFAEEYAAEHLSIQADDDESILNRIASAGSVFLGPYTPVAAGDYASGTNHVLPTNGQAKVTGGLSVDTFMRSTTVQRLTSAALSDLSQTITTLAEAEGLEAHAESVRTRLQD, from the coding sequence ATGGACCCTACACCCGTCGCCGACCTCGGCCCGGACGCGCGTCGCGCCCTGTTCGCGCGCGATGCGGGCATCGACGAGATTCGAAGCGACGTTGCAGACATCGTCTCTCGCGTCCGCGACGAGGGCGACGTTGCCCTGCGCCAGTTCTCAAAAGAGTTTGATGGCGTAGACGTTGGCAACCTCGACATCACCGACCAAGCAGAACGCGCCGCAGAAGCGATTGACGACGACATCCGCGACGCTATCGAGACGGCAGCGGCGAACATCCGTGCATTCCACGAACGCCAACTGCCAGAAGACTGGCGCGTGAGCGACGACGGCCGCGAACTCGGCCGTCGCTTCCGTCCGCTCGAACGCGTCGGCGTCTACGTCCCCGGGGGCGCGGCGGCCTACCCGTCGAGCGCGCTGATGGGCGTCATCCCCGCACGGGTCGCGGGCGTCGACCAAGTCGCCGTCGCCACGCCTCCGGCGAAGAAGGTAAACCCGGTGACGCTCGCTGCCATCCACATCGCTGGGGCGGATGCGGTCTATCAAGTTGGCGGCGCACAGGCCATCGCCGCGTTCGCCTACGGGACGGAAACCCTCCCTCGCGTTGAGAAAATCGCCGGGCCGGGCAACAAGTGGGTCACGGCGGCGAAAGCCGAGGTGCGCGGTGACGTGGAAATCGACATGCTCGCGGGGCCGAGCGAATTGCTCGTCGTCGCAGACGAAACGGCGAATCCGCGATTCGTCGCCGCAGACATGCTCGCCCAAGCAGAACACGACCCGAACGCCGCGGTCGTGACGGTCACCGACAGCGAGGAACTCGCCGCAAACGTAGCAGAAGAACTCGAAAAACAGGCGAGCGAGCGCGAACGCGAGGACATCATCCACGAAGCGCTCGAAAACGACGCGAGCGGCCTCTTCGTCGCCCGCTCGATGTCAGAAGCCATCCTGTTCGCAGAGGAGTACGCCGCAGAGCACCTTTCGATTCAGGCCGACGACGACGAGTCGATTCTCAACCGGATTGCGAGCGCCGGAAGCGTCTTCCTCGGGCCGTACACGCCCGTGGCTGCTGGCGACTACGCCTCGGGGACGAACCACGTCCTGCCGACCAACGGGCAGGCGAAGGTCACGGGCGGCCTCTCAGTGGACACATTCATGCGCTCGACGACTGTTCAGCGCCTCACGTCTGCGGCACTCTCAGACCTCTCACAGACCATCACGACGCTCGCAGAGGCAGAAGGCCTCGAAGCGCACGCAGAGAGCGTCCGGACGCGACTTCAGGACTGA
- a CDS encoding iron-sulfur cluster assembly accessory protein, translating to MSTGTAEHGAETFIEVTEQAAEKALSLIEGEGLETDEAGLRLYVQQGGCAGLSYGMRFDNDAEEDDRVFTHHGLRIFVDPASMNYIQGSVLDFEDGLQGAGFHVENPNVVSECGCGESFRT from the coding sequence ATGAGCACAGGTACGGCCGAACACGGTGCTGAGACGTTCATCGAGGTGACCGAGCAGGCGGCAGAAAAAGCGCTCTCGCTCATCGAAGGCGAAGGTCTCGAAACCGACGAGGCAGGACTGCGATTGTACGTCCAGCAAGGCGGCTGTGCTGGCCTCTCCTACGGGATGCGCTTTGACAACGACGCCGAAGAAGATGACCGTGTGTTCACCCACCACGGGCTTCGGATTTTCGTCGACCCGGCGAGTATGAACTACATTCAGGGAAGCGTCTTGGACTTCGAAGACGGCCTGCAAGGGGCGGGCTTCCACGTCGAAAATCCGAACGTGGTGAGTGAGTGTGGGTGTGGCGAAAGCTTCCGTACCTGA
- a CDS encoding dodecin: MVFKKITLIGSSTESFDKAVDDAVDRAEATLNNVQWIEVEELGVEIASVEGRQYQATVEVAFRLEE, encoded by the coding sequence ATGGTTTTCAAGAAAATTACCCTCATCGGCAGCAGTACAGAGAGTTTCGATAAGGCAGTAGACGACGCTGTAGACCGCGCGGAGGCGACGCTCAACAACGTCCAGTGGATTGAAGTCGAAGAACTTGGCGTCGAAATCGCATCAGTCGAGGGACGGCAGTATCAGGCGACGGTCGAAGTGGCGTTCCGGCTCGAAGAGTAA
- a CDS encoding 30S ribosomal protein S17e — MAIKPAYVKKTGHQLMEQYPDAFNTDFEHNKDTVEELTNIESKSVRNRIAGYVTRKIKTAV; from the coding sequence ATGGCAATCAAACCCGCCTACGTCAAGAAGACCGGTCACCAACTGATGGAGCAGTACCCAGACGCCTTCAACACGGACTTCGAGCACAACAAGGACACCGTCGAAGAACTCACCAACATTGAGTCCAAAAGCGTCCGTAACCGCATCGCCGGGTACGTCACGCGCAAAATCAAGACCGCCGTATAA
- a CDS encoding helix-turn-helix domain-containing protein: MARLLPLRADPEISPGDPRLVDVDSEAADEVFEALASRTARRILAVLYDDARTPTEIREEVGTSLQNVHYHLDKLQNAGLITPAGTGYSEKGKEMTVFAPTNESVVLFAGDERQQSLLRGVLTRLVGAIVLLAGATLGLQYALANWFVQSGGAETAGADAATDGAMAAEEAARTTATAAAQTGPFLDPALAFFLGGSFIILLAISWWAYQQA; this comes from the coding sequence ATGGCCCGCTTGCTCCCACTGCGGGCGGACCCGGAAATTTCCCCGGGTGACCCGCGATTGGTGGACGTAGACAGCGAGGCGGCAGACGAGGTGTTCGAGGCGCTCGCTTCGCGCACCGCCCGCCGAATTCTCGCCGTCCTCTACGACGATGCCCGCACACCCACAGAAATCCGCGAGGAAGTGGGCACGTCGCTCCAGAACGTCCACTACCACCTCGACAAACTCCAGAACGCCGGGCTCATCACACCCGCGGGCACCGGCTACTCTGAGAAGGGCAAGGAGATGACCGTCTTTGCGCCGACCAACGAGTCGGTCGTGCTGTTCGCGGGCGACGAACGCCAACAGTCACTGCTGCGGGGCGTGCTTACCCGACTCGTCGGCGCAATCGTGTTGCTCGCTGGGGCGACTCTCGGCCTCCAATACGCCCTCGCAAACTGGTTCGTCCAGTCAGGTGGCGCGGAGACGGCGGGAGCCGATGCCGCCACAGACGGCGCGATGGCGGCAGAAGAAGCCGCGAGAACCACCGCCACGGCCGCCGCCCAAACTGGACCCTTCTTAGACCCCGCGCTCGCCTTCTTCCTCGGCGGGTCGTTCATCATCCTGCTCGCCATCTCGTGGTGGGCCTACCAGCAAGCCTGA
- a CDS encoding glycosyltransferase codes for MVELSIIIPTLLSPEDVPCVQALSRQAFTDYEVVVRGDKGASRARNEAIKRAKADKLVFLDDDSIPRPGYLAAVSAALDRHPVVAGRVFQPADAPITHKRLPWYDQGDEEKPTDLIVGCNMAMRREVIDAVGGFNEIFHHGHEETELGRRISEQFQIYYVPEMMVEHYFATSVRQYWEKSYRHGKADADWWELDSVPLSTRLRGCLPFDVLRLSWVETVAMLVVKAGRIRRLSQQLVGRVRSRGIRPRQSRGS; via the coding sequence ATGGTCGAACTCAGTATCATCATTCCAACGTTGCTTTCGCCTGAAGACGTGCCGTGCGTGCAGGCGCTTTCACGCCAAGCGTTCACGGATTACGAGGTCGTCGTCCGGGGAGATAAGGGCGCATCGCGGGCGAGAAACGAGGCTATCAAGCGAGCGAAGGCGGACAAACTCGTCTTTCTGGACGATGACTCGATTCCCCGCCCGGGTTATTTAGCGGCAGTGAGTGCCGCACTCGACCGCCACCCCGTCGTCGCCGGTCGGGTGTTCCAGCCAGCCGACGCCCCAATCACCCACAAGCGCCTGCCATGGTACGACCAAGGTGACGAGGAGAAGCCGACCGACCTCATCGTGGGTTGTAACATGGCCATGCGTCGAGAAGTCATCGACGCCGTTGGCGGGTTCAACGAAATCTTCCACCACGGCCACGAGGAGACCGAACTTGGCAGGAGAATCAGCGAGCAGTTCCAAATCTACTACGTCCCGGAGATGATGGTCGAACACTACTTTGCCACCTCTGTGCGCCAGTACTGGGAGAAATCGTATCGTCACGGCAAAGCCGACGCTGACTGGTGGGAACTTGACTCCGTACCGCTTTCGACCCGACTCAGGGGTTGTCTCCCGTTCGACGTCCTTCGACTGAGTTGGGTCGAGACGGTCGCCATGCTAGTGGTGAAAGCCGGGCGGATTCGCCGCCTGAGCCAGCAGCTCGTTGGGCGCGTTCGCTCACGCGGGATTCGACCGCGACAGTCCCGGGGGAGCTAA